A window of Conger conger chromosome 13, fConCon1.1, whole genome shotgun sequence contains these coding sequences:
- the tagln gene encoding transgelin isoform X1, which produces MAAQGAPGMANKGPAYGLSREVQSKIDKKYDPELEERLVEWIVAQCGSGVGRPEAGKLGFQAWLKDGCILSELINSLYTGDKPIKKIQTSGMAFKQMEQVSQFLNAAERYGVTKTDMFQTVDLWEGKDLAAVQRTLMALGSLAVTKEDGNYQGDPNWFHKKAQENRRDFSDDQLKEGKSVIGLQMGTNRGASQAGMTGYGRPRQIIN; this is translated from the exons ATGGCAGCACAG gGAGCTCCAGGTATGGCCAACAAGGGTCCCGCCTACGGCCTGAGCCGTGAGGTGCAGAGCAAGATCGACAAGAAGTACGACCCGGAGCTGGAGGAGCGGCTGGTGGAGTGGATCGTGGCGCAGTGCGGGTCCGGAGTGGGCCGGCCCGAGGCGGGGAAGCTCGGCTTCCAGGCCTGGCTCAAGGACGGCTGC ATCTTGAGTGAGCTGATCAACAGCCTGTACACTGGGGACAAGCCCATTAAGAAGATCCAGACCTCAGGGATGGCCTTCAAGCAGATGGAGCAGGTCTCACAGTTCCTGAATGCAGCTGAGCGCTATGGCGTCACCAAAACAGACATGTTCCAGACGGTGGACCTCTGGGAAG GGAAGGACCTAGCCGCGGTGCAGAGAACCCTGATGGCTCTCGGCAGCTTGGCGGTTACCAAGGAAGACGGCAATTACCAGGGCGACCCCAACTGGTTCCACAA GAAAGCACAGGAGAACCGACGGGACTTCAGTGACGACCAGCTGAAGGAGGGAAAGAGTGTCATTGGGCTGCAGATGGGCACTAACAGAGGGGCGTCCCAAGCAGGGATGACGGGATACGGTCGACCCCGGCAGATCATCAACTGA
- the tagln gene encoding transgelin isoform X2: MANKGPAYGLSREVQSKIDKKYDPELEERLVEWIVAQCGSGVGRPEAGKLGFQAWLKDGCILSELINSLYTGDKPIKKIQTSGMAFKQMEQVSQFLNAAERYGVTKTDMFQTVDLWEGKDLAAVQRTLMALGSLAVTKEDGNYQGDPNWFHKKAQENRRDFSDDQLKEGKSVIGLQMGTNRGASQAGMTGYGRPRQIIN, from the exons ATGGCCAACAAGGGTCCCGCCTACGGCCTGAGCCGTGAGGTGCAGAGCAAGATCGACAAGAAGTACGACCCGGAGCTGGAGGAGCGGCTGGTGGAGTGGATCGTGGCGCAGTGCGGGTCCGGAGTGGGCCGGCCCGAGGCGGGGAAGCTCGGCTTCCAGGCCTGGCTCAAGGACGGCTGC ATCTTGAGTGAGCTGATCAACAGCCTGTACACTGGGGACAAGCCCATTAAGAAGATCCAGACCTCAGGGATGGCCTTCAAGCAGATGGAGCAGGTCTCACAGTTCCTGAATGCAGCTGAGCGCTATGGCGTCACCAAAACAGACATGTTCCAGACGGTGGACCTCTGGGAAG GGAAGGACCTAGCCGCGGTGCAGAGAACCCTGATGGCTCTCGGCAGCTTGGCGGTTACCAAGGAAGACGGCAATTACCAGGGCGACCCCAACTGGTTCCACAA GAAAGCACAGGAGAACCGACGGGACTTCAGTGACGACCAGCTGAAGGAGGGAAAGAGTGTCATTGGGCTGCAGATGGGCACTAACAGAGGGGCGTCCCAAGCAGGGATGACGGGATACGGTCGACCCCGGCAGATCATCAACTGA
- the cbln18 gene encoding cerebellin 18, with protein sequence MTHSYQSCGDWDCECAFRNERSCCCAQNDYSQMVDNTVNRVVNLWNDVAQLEGEIERLTEGQKVAFTANFTVEGCYGPHTSSMPIPYNIVLLNEGNGFNKGLGVFMTPFAGVYSFTFTTSSQVEKNQRMYYHVQLIKNGEPVVSVWEDNRDDAMDSATQNVLLELSRGDLVYVQLLPGRKICREKRDIVNVFSGYMVYPSS encoded by the exons ATGACCCACA GTTACCAGTCGTGCGGGGACTGGGATTGCGAGTGTGCTTTCAGGAACGAGCGGAGCTGCTGCTGTGCACAAAATGACTACTCCCAGATGGTTGACAATACCGTCAACAGAGTAGTCAATCTCTGGAATGATGTGGCCCAACTGGAGGGCGAGATTGAGCGACTCACAG AAGGACAGAAGGTGGCGTTCACAGCAAATTTCACCGTGGAAGGTTGCTACGGCCCCCACACCAGCAGCATGCCCATCCCCTACAATATTGTCCTCCTCAACGAGGGAAATGGGTTCAACAAAGGCCTGG GAGTCTTCATGACGCCGTTCGCTGGTGTCTACTCCTTCACCTTCACTACGTCCTCCCAAGTGGAGAAGAACCAGCGCATGTACTACCACGTGCAGCTGATTAAGAACGGCGAGCCGGTGGTGTCGGTGTGGGAGGACAACCGCGACGACGCCATGGACAGCGCCACCCAGAACGTCCTGCTGGAGCTCAGCCGCGGAGACCTGGTCTACGTGCAGCTCCTGCCGGGCCGCAAGATCTGCAGAGAGAAGCGGGACATTGTCAACGTCTTCTCTGGGTACATGGTCTATCCTTCCTCTTAA